From a single Opisthocomus hoazin isolate bOpiHoa1 chromosome 6, bOpiHoa1.hap1, whole genome shotgun sequence genomic region:
- the INA gene encoding alpha-internexin, whose product MSYSAEPAAPAASHRPPFAGAPRRPEASPGRRERASEKRQLQGLNERFAGYIERVRALEERNRALAAELAGLRQRSAEPRRLGRLLGGELRALRARLEEAHGERAQAALERARLVEETQRLRARCEEQARGRAEAERALLSRRREAEGAARARADLERRAAALREELEALRGAHAEHLARAGAALRAAAPPAPPAPPAGRPDLAAALRELRAQYEELAARNLQAAEDWYRARCARLHERAARSREAVRASRREAGECRRQLQARLAEMESLRGAHQSLERQLRELEERHSAEAAGLQDTIGQLEDDLQNTKNEMARHLREYQDLLNVKMALDIEIAAYRKLLEGEETLFSMGSVGPTALNPLPNPAYSFQPRGFSSSALSFKREEQGEVIKVTAKISSSRAEMIEGTITSAKKRGRLNLPEGILVNAKM is encoded by the exons ATGAGCTACAGCGCGGAGCCGGCTGCGCCGGCCGCCTCCCACCGCCCCCCGTTCGCGGGGGCCCCGCGTCGCCCCGAGGCCTCGCCCGGCCGGCGGGAGCGGGCCAGCGAGAAGCGGCAGCTGCAGGGCCTCAACGAGCGCTTCGCCGGCTACATCGAGCGGGTGCGGGCGCTGGAGGAGCGGAACCGCGCGCTGGCggcggagctggcggggctgcggCAGCGGTCGGCCGAGCCGCGGCGGCTGGGCCGGCTGCTgggcggggagctgcgggccctGCGCGCCCGGCTGGAGGAGGCGCACGGGGAGCGGGCGCAGGCGGCGCTGGAGCGGGCGCGCCTGGTCGAGGAGACGCagcggctgcgggcgcgctgcgAGGAGcaggcgcggggccgcgccgaggCGGAGCGGGCGCTGCtctcccggcggcgggaggccgagGGGGCCGCCCGCGCCCGCGCGGACCtggagcggcgggcggcggcgctgcGGGAGGAGCTGGAGGCGCTGCGGGGCGCCCACGCCGAGCACCtggcccgggccggggccgcgctccgcgccgccgcccccccggctcccccggcccccccggcggggcggcccgaCCTGGCGGCggcgctgcgggagctgcgggcccagtaCGAGGAGCTGGCGGCCCGCAACCTGCAGGCCGCCGAGGACTGGTACCGCGCCCGCTGCGCCCGCCTCCACGAGCGGGCGGCCCGCAGCCGGGAGGCCGTGCGCGCCAGCCGCCGGGAGGCCGGGGAGTGCCGCCGCCAGCTGCAAGCTCGCCTGGCCGAGATGGAGAGCCTGCGCGGGGCCCACCAGTCCCTGGAGAGGCAgctgcgggagctggaggagcgGCACAGCGCCGAGGCCGCCGGGCTGCAG GACACCATCGGGCAGCTGGAGGATGACCTGCAAAACACCAAAAACGAGATGGCTCGGCATTTGAGGGAATACCAAGACCTCCTTAATGTCAAGATGGCGCTTGATATCGAGATAGCTGCCTACAG GAAGCTGCTCGAGGGAGAGGAGACCCTCTTCAGCATGGGAAGCGTCGGCCCTACAGCCCTCAATCCCCTCCCCAACCCTGCTTACTCCTTCCAGCCAAGAGGCTTTAGTTCCTCTGCTTTGTCCTTCAAGCGGGAGGAGCAAGGAGAGGTTATTAAAGTGACCGCTAAAATATCATCCAGCCGGGCCGAGATGATTGAGGGGACCATAACCTCGGCCAAGAAAAGGGGGAGATTGAACCTGCCTGAAGGAATCCTTGTGAATGCAAAAATGTAA